In the genome of Macrobrachium rosenbergii isolate ZJJX-2024 unplaced genomic scaffold, ASM4041242v1 13905, whole genome shotgun sequence, the window tctctctctctctctctctctctctctctctctctcgccttctgtCACCCGTGCCACCTGGCGTCGCCTTCTCTACTACTTATAGCAACGAGGAGTCGATCGCGTGTTTTCGCAAGGTCGTCAATTCTCTGCAAATCTCCGGCATTTGAGAATGATTGGCTGTTACCACAGGACTCTTCgtcttgaaattatatatatatatatatatatatatatatatatatatatatatatatatatatatatatatatatatatatatatatatatatatatatatatatatatatatatatatatatatatatatatatatatatatatatatatatatatatatatatatatatatatatatgtatatatatatatatatatatatatatatatatatatatatatatatatatatatatatatatatatatatatatatatatatatatatatatatatatatatatatatatatatatatatatatatatatatatatatatatatatatatatatatatatatatatatatatatatatatatatatatatatatatatatatatatatataatatatatatatatatataatatatatacatatatatacagtatatatattgtaaagattagcgccaaaatacgctatgaaagcgcccgcctttctgcattcctcggccgatagataggcctctgtctattttgaacctgggagaagtagtgaatactggttcggggtagtttgaaccagaagtcggggGGGTTATACTCAAGATGTAATCTTTTTGCCctgggcagtaaactggctttgcatcgttttctttggtacaggtaCAGGAGaggaagccgttttctttgatatagaagcgtgacctgggtcaggacatcacccccccctacccctgtccagaagcaataaaaggtcatgggcgaggacagctctttctcacacacagcCAGTAGTTAAAGTaaggaggtcacgagtgcagacctcgctCTTTCGCTCGCCGTCACGTGGAAGTCAGCTGCCCTTTGTTCCATGCCCTGACCCACGTGGCcctcaaagactgcaagtggggattgcaagtcccaacagcgagctgatactcaactgcggccttttcatcatcccaagggcgccgttttccgccccaatctacgacttgaagcagtaccttggtgagggaggcccttttgtcgatgctcccacacgtggtctctggcagaagacgccgctggacgccgacgtcagccttacgcccctacaatgtggaaaagcacccaaaacgagttgctagtcacgttacttcgcccttgtgcattgattaacttctgggcctataactttgtattccctgatgtttcttggtttaatcccggcccacgtgttcactgcttctttcctctgagtcacaagtaacgcctcggggagtccttggcgccttccgcacacacccgagtaattcattccccaaattccagcattagatttgtaacctaggtcctaatatcgtttcagaaggacgatcgtagcagaattatccttggtccatgttcctggcattcccaagctcccccccacccccttcgggaggacttctgcagcagcaatttaacgtgtttcagttcatttcccctttgatcttgtgtgttatgaaaatatgCCTGTTTTTGTATCCActtgtttcacgcacttccctttgagtaagagccctccgctccttgtatcactcctattagtttgtgttttatatgtcctggttatcttgcaaggccattttagagtaaagtaataaatgtggagtgataagaaccacctgcaccaggaaacatataagtatatatatatatatatatatatatatatatatatatatatatatatatatatatatatatatatatatatatatatattataaataaatatatatatatatatatatatatatatatatatgtatatatatatatatatatatatatatatatatatatatatatatatatatatatatatatatatatatatatatatatatatatatatatatatatatatatatctatatatatatatatatatatatatatatatatatatatatatatatatatatatatatatatatatatatatatatatatatatatatatatatatatatatatatatatatatatatatatatatatatatatatatatatatatatatatatatatatatatatatatatatatatatatatatatatatatatatatatatatgtatatatgtatatatatatatatatatatatatatatatatatatatatatatatatatatatatatatatatatatatatatatatatatatatatatatatatatatatatatatatatatatatatatatatatatatatatatatatatatctttcttttccttttaacattttattcccatttttgtatggggtaagcacgatgccttcttttgaaggacttttgatttggctttggggtagacctgtggtctcgatcggctgccctgcctgacatcgcttagaccccggtacgtatgtttcatgtatcataccagacccaacgccctttcttcccagcagcgagaagttattgcgcgggtatggcgagcgttcgagacgtgtgagatgtttgttatgtttttagaaggtgttgtagtgactttgttttgtgtgtgtatttagtctgtaacatccatttgctttttaagcaaacctatccgttgattacatatttaatcccgggatgtctacacggatagcaaagtgtctgcctatatatatatatatatatatatatatatatatatatatatatatatatatatatatatatatatatatatatatatatatatatatatatatatatatatatatatatatatatatatatatatatatatatatatatatatatatatatatatatatatatatatatatatatatatatatatatatatatatatatatatatatatatatatatatatatatatatatatatatatatatatatatatatatatatatatatatatatatatatatatatatatatatatatatatatatatatatatatatatatatatatatatatatatatatatatatatatatatatatatatatatatatatatatatatatatatatatatatatatatatatatatatatatatatatatatatatatatatatatatatatatatatatatatatatatatatatatatatatatatatatatattatatatatatatatatatatatatatatatatatatatatatatatatatatatatatatatatatatatatatatatatatatatatattcatatatatatatatatatatatattatatatatatatatatatatattatatttatatatatatatatatatatatatatatatatatatatatatatatatatatatatatatatatatatatatatatatatatatatatatatatatatatatatatatatatatatatatcacacatagccacaagtgaaaaataagaaacggggtgtaggtcctgaccagtttcgactttatttccaagccattgacgaaggactgatacagagtatgagaagtcacaaatatatatactacaagaacagtactgacgaacatacacaaccgttagagactacatatccccactcaggccggtgtcgaggtaggagtggcctttaaaactcatttgccTAAAAATcgcaatatactctcagggggcAATGCTGATcaacaaaccatacgccatctcagatccacacctgacaggtgtcgcggaggcggagtttggaaactcattaacactactaccctcgtactgtgtttacaaatatgataatcctattttcatacatctctactgcctaccttaaagtttaaacagtttacaaatttcttttgatattaaaggatcaagtttatacatcccctgactgatattcatattatggttgtaaatttcttttataaagctagattcaatgatatttctttccagtgcattattagaatatacaatcctttttgccccttcccagttgatagcatgattgttctcactaacatgtacaaatataccactgttcccctgtgcatatcttacacatttcttatgctgttcaattcttttttccagtgctttctcggtttggccaatataaaagctgtcacaagacttacaccgaattttatatacacaccctttagtattgtcaggggagttcttgataagtacatttttcattgttttattgttcttaaatgcgacattaacaccaaaattcttaagaagatgagggatatctttcatattattattataaggcagaacaagcaaattttttgtgttgtaaggttctttctgtttttgatacatagtcttttttgccgcttcaaatgcactgtttaatacactatcaggatatttcattttcttgcctgcattcctaatattatctatttcatcatcaatatattcatgttggttccctggccatacacaaattatgtcgtcaacatacctaaaccatgttacattacgtgggattatgttgtttatcttcttttcaaaaaattccatatatacgttacttaacactggggatagagggtttcctattgccataccaaaataagaacccgttagacaatgtgaatagtggtttcaataagaaagtgaaaaacctgttaaaaggtaacgaaagccttataaagaagttgtgtgtgacctctccatcgctaccatacatgtatggtacaataaaaactcacaaaaaactttctgaaaaattCCACTTTGTTTATAACTGTACTCTAGCCAAGAGATGGCGTTGGTATCGGACGTCTGTCgttgttcctgtttcttttctttaagatcctTACAGACGTTTGAGTACCGTAAAGTTCGTAATTGTTGAGTAAGATATTGCTTGTTTAACAACTAATCcccttgtttttatgttttctattcGAGATACCGAGTGGAAGTGGACGGCTCGCGAGAAGTCTAGTTAAGCAGTACGACAGAAGGTATCGGTGGATATAGTTGATCCTGATACAGAGGCCAGAAGCAAGAGTTTGTCCACCTGTGGTGAGACGATGGTTTAAACGGAGAGAAGGGAATTGTGTGCTGGTTAACAGGAAGGGGTTATATGAATGTATTGACCATGGTCTGATATTGTGCCCTGAGGATTTGGGTAAAGTATACTGTTTTTACTATGCGACGGTAGAAGGAGTAAGCCTGGAATTAGGATAATTCATTTGTGATTGTGTGGCTTAAGAGTTTCCTTCGTCGTGatagtctgtgtttttgtttaacTCGTGTACAGCTGGGTATGCTGTTGTCATTTAAGATCGAGGGTGTAGAAAGCCTTTGATGGTGTTGGTCCAGGTATTGGCCAATGTGTTTCCACAGTTAATGGTGCTTGTGGTAATTTAATGTTTTGGCACATTCCTCTCTCCCGTTGTATTTGTAAGCTCTGGacctaaaattgttattattgataactGTCGTACTGTCTCCGGTAGAGTAATTCTTGTAAAGTAACTCGTAAAGTAACTCATAAACGCAACTCTTAAAGTAACTATCACCATCGTATAAGTTTGTACTGGGATCCTCATCATTTAATTGATAATAGTTAACTTTGAACCGTTTAGTTAATAACCTGTTATGTATTCATTTAGTAACCTTATGTTTATATCCATAATCGTTCTTTTGATACTCGACTGAGTACTTGAAAAGGTTAAGGATTGGGGAAAAGTAATTGTTGGAAGACCTTGATTATGTTACTCATAGTTCTATTTAATTTCGTTGGATAATTTTATAATAGTTATTGGTTTTTTGTAGTAGTTTTATGTATCCTCTTTTGTATTCCATTATTGGTGCACAGAAAGTTTAAGGGTTGATCAGCAGGAGCAGTATACTCTAAGGTAACAATATTCCTGTgtatacatattcttttaaagTACTTAATTCGAGTAATAATGATTTAactttaaagaatggaaagaatcccgcagttattcaatgaaatgtaattagaaAGTTTCATGACTTAAGTGATtgacataaaattgtatttagaGAGTTCATATGGAGAATAAACGTTGCATATCAAATAAGTGAAATCGTAACATAAAAGAAAGTGGCATCCTCAGCGGgatgtaaaaaaaactaaaagtaagttttttttccttgtctgtAAAATCGTTTTCTGTGCATTTTGTATTGGAGTGTAGAAGAGGCGTTATTTTTGCATTAAGTGTTTGTCAACATAGTAAAGATGAGTACCATTAGGATTGAGTCAATTGATGAGGTTGAGGAATTTCTAAATCGTGAAACCTATTTAGCCGACTTGCCCGGTCTGCTGAAAAGAGAGTTGCAATTGGTAGCCCAATATTTAGGTGTAAGATATACCTCCTCCACTAAGAAAGATGAAATGTTAGCTGCTATCGTTAACAAGTTACAGGAAAGTAATGAGGGAGAGGCTAGTGAAGGTGAAGATGAGGAAAGGGCGCAAGGTGATGAGTGGGCGCAAGGTGAAGGTGAAGATGCGCAAGGTGAAGGTGAAGAGGCGCAAGAGGAAAGGGCACAAGCTTTAGATATAGAAGAAAAAGTGGAAGTGAAACCAGAGTTGGGTGATGTTGAGCTTAAACGTTTACAGTTACAAGTGCAACTgaagaagatggagaaagagTTTAAGTTAAAGGAATTTGAATTGGAAACAAAGAGAATGGAGTTAGAATTGGCAGAAAAGGAGAAAGCAAGGAAGTTTGAactagaggaaaaggaaagacaaaggcAGTTTGAACTGAActagcaagagaaagagagagaaaagagaaaggcaagaggcaagagaaagagagagaaaggcaagagaaaagagaaaggcaaagaaaaacaagagaaagagaaaaaatgagctAGAAGTACTTAAGTTAGGAGGCGGTGAAAGGCCCAGTACTTTTGATCCAGTGCGAAATAGCAAGATGGTGCctaaatttaatgaaaagaagtaaataagtttttcattgcttttgagaAAATAGCAGCATCGCTTAAATGGCCAAGGGAATTTTGGGCAGTGATGGTCCAATCTGTCTTAGTTGGAAAAGCGCAAATCGCCTTTTCTACGTTGTCTTTAGAGAGGTCAAACGACTATGATGCAGTGAGAGAAGTGGTGTTAGCTGCATATAAATTAGTCCCAGAAGCCTATAGACAAAACTTTAGACAGCTAAGGAAAACTCAAGACCAGACTTATAGAGAGTTTGCACGGAACAAAGAAAGACTCTTTGTAGAATGGTGTGAATCGAGGTCAGTAGATACAAAAGAGGATCTCAAGCAGTTAATTTTATTGGAGGATTTTAAAGAGAACTTGCCTGATGAGATAAAGACCCATTTAGAAGAAAAGCAAGTAGTTTCTTTGGATTTGGCATCTACCATGGCAGACGAATATGTGTTAACCCATAAACCTGTTGTTAGAACAGTTAACCGATCTAACTTGTTTTCAGGTAAAGCCAATGTTCAACGAAAATTTTCCCACAGCAAGAACGAACCTAACGTCCAGAAAGTGCATAACACAAGTCCGACCCGGAGAGATCGAAGTAACCTGGTATGTTGGGGGTGCGGTAAGGCAGGACATGTGATAGCAATGTGTAGGAGCAGAAAGATGGACAACAAGAAAAAGGTATTGTTATTACAAACTTTAGGTCCTGTACATAATATTGTACCCAGTGAAGAAAGAGGGCGAGATTTGTTTTCACCTTACAAATCAAGTGCTAAAGTGTCCAGTTTAGACAACAAGGTGGAAATAAGTGTACAGTTATTGAGAGATACAGGCGCTTCTCAATCTTTAATCTTGAAGGATGTGTTGCCTGACAGTTTATTAGAAAGGTGTAAAGGTAATGTGATACTAGGGGTTTCCTGATACATTATATGTAGCTCCATTACTAGAGGTAGATGTAGATTCAAAGTACTACAAAGGAAATTGTATCTTAGCTATAGTAGACAAAATTCCTGTTGATGGAGTGCAGTTACTACTTGCAAACGATTTAGTATTGGgagtgaaaaatcaatttccacgaGTAGAGGATGTAATGTTAAGTGAGGAAATTCAGAATGAGGAAAATGGGATTAAGTCAGAGTTGCAGGATGAGTGTAAAAGTAAAAGCATAGACTTAATTGAAGATAAGCTATATGAAGATGAACTTGGAGGGTTGTTTAATAAGGAGACTAGACCTATTCTAGTAGTAGACAATAACATTgatgaaaggaaagtaattgaggaTAATGTAGGCAATCTAAATTGTACTAGAGAAAATTTGATAGAAGagcaaaacaaagataaagattgtaatgctttgaaaaggaatatggaagaaggaaataaactaggaagtcaatttttcatgaagaaaggGTTATTAATTCGTAAATCTTTGGGTTCCACGAAGAAGAGTATGGAGTGGAAGATGACTAATCAAATTGTATTGCCAGAAAAGTTTAGAGTAAAGGTAATGGAACTTGCTCATAACAACCTATTTGCAGGACATTTAGGCATAAGTAAGACCTTTTATAGAATAGCTAGCAATTTCTTTTGGCCGAAAATGAAGGAGAgcattaaaagattttgtaagGAATGCCATGAATGTCAGATGGTAGGAAAAGTAAATAAGCCCGTCCCAAAAGCTCCGTTACAACCAATATTATCAGTAGGAGAAcctttttcccatattttattaGATATAGTTGGGCCTTTGCCTGTAGCCACGTCAGGAGTTAAgtatttattaactatttttgatAGAGTAAGCAGGTATCCTGAGGCTATACCCATAAAATCGGCAACGACTAAAGTCATTGTAAGgcatttaataaatttcttttcaagtaaaGGTTTACCAAAGACAATTCAAACAGATCAAGGGTCAATTTTCACCTCGGACCAGTTTAAGAAGTGGTTAAGTGACTTTAGAATAGAGCATAAATTATCTAGCCCGTACCACCCTGAATCTCAAGGTACAATAGAAAGGTTTCAtcaaaccttgaaaactatgctTAAGAAGTTTTGTTTGGATAAACGCAACCTTTGGTTCGAGAACTTGCCGTACTTGTTATTTGCAATTCGTTCAGTACCTAATGATAGTTTGGGAATTTCACCTTTTGATATGATTTATGGTCATACTGTAAGGGGCCCGTTAGAAACAATTAGAGAAGGTTGGGAAGAAGAGCAGAGTGAAACTGATATTGTAGAATGGTTTtctgataataaaagtaaattgtataaagCATGGGAATTTGCTAAAAAGCACTTGGCTCATTCACAAAAGAGTATGAAGGAAAAATTTGATGTCAAAGCAGTGAATAGAAGTTTTAAGGAAGGAGACttagtattgttattgtttacaaaaacgaGTAATATTGGTGAGAGTAAATTTGTGGGTCcatattcagtaattaaaaagattaataatacaaattatgtaatttcaACTCCTGAtcgtaagaaaaaacaaatggtaGTTCATATTAATATGCTCAAAGCTTATCACGTGGGTGAAGTAAAGCCTACAAATGTAGTAAAAGTAATTCAAGATGAAGTGTATCCCATTGTTGATgtgtctttaaaaagaaattctgaaattttaaataacttgGATATTAAGTTAGCTCATCTGCAACCAGATTtaagagaagaaatgaaggaTATTATTTTGGAACATGCCAGTATTTTTGGAGATAACCCTGGTAGAACTAGTGTAACTACACACGATATAAAGTTAGAGAGTGATGTAAGACCAATTAAACAACATCCTTATCATATGAATCCTTTAAAGAAAGAACTTGTTAAAAAAGAGGTGGATTAtatgttaaaaaacaaattaatttctccCAGTAATAGCCCTTGGTCATCACCAGTGTTATTAGTGCCTAAACCTGATGGAGAAGTGAGGTTATGTGTGGACTATCGGAAGGTGAATAAGGTAACTGTTTCAGATACTTATCCACTACCCAGGTTAGAGGATTGCGTAGATCGGATGGGATGttctaaatatttaacaaaaattgatTTGTGtaaagggtattggcaagttccatTAACAGAAAACGCCAAGAGTATTTCTGCATTTGTGACAAGTGATGGATTGTTTGAGTGTCAAGTAATGCCGTTTGGATTAAAAACGCAGCTCaacttttcaaagattaatgaataatgtTATAGCTAACTTAGAgaattgtatagtatatatagatgaCGTAGTGGTATATGATGATTCTTGGGAAGAGCATAAGAAACATGTGAAAGCTTTGTTTGTAGCTTTGAAAGAAGCCAATATAAATGTGAATTTAAAAAATCGGATTTTTGTAAGGCTTCAGTAACGTATCTGGGACATACAGTTGGTAATGGTACTGTAGCGCCTAAGGATAGTGATATCAAggcaattttgaattttgaaaatcctAAGTCCCGTAAAAATATTCGACAGTTTCTTGGGTTAGTt includes:
- the LOC136837982 gene encoding uncharacterized protein, whose translation is MVQSVLVGKAQIAFSTLSLERSNDYDAVREVVLAAYKLVPEAYRQNFRQLRKTQDQTYREFARNKERLFVEWCESRSVDTKEDLKQLILLEDFKENLPDEIKTHLEEKQVVSLDLASTMADEYVLTHKPVVRTVNRSNLFSGKANVQRKFSHSKNEPNVQKVHNTSPTRRDRSNLVCWGCGKAGHVIAMCRSRKMDNKKKVLLLQTLGPVHNIVPSEERGRDLFSPYKSSAKVSSLDNKVEISVQLLRDTGASQSLILKDVLPDSLLERCKGNVILGVS